One Fusobacterium nucleatum genomic window carries:
- a CDS encoding glycogen-debranching protein, with the protein MYYNFNQYINLGATLEKNGCNFAIYLKEIKTLFLNIFYSSEDTVPYERYILNPSEHRLGNIWSIFLENIKEGTLYNWEINGVPILDPYALAYTGNETIENRKSIVLARVGTETKHILIPKKDMVIYESHIGLFTKSPSSNTLNPATFSAFEEKIPYLKNLGINVVEFLPVFEWDDYTGNLDRESFFLKNVWGYNPINFFALTKKYSSSNNEDSANEIDEFKKLVSSLHKNGIEVVLDVVYNHTAEGGVGGKTYNFKAMGEDIFYTKDKENNFINFSGCGNTLNCNHKVVKDMIIQSLLYWYLEVGVDGFRFDLAPVLGRDSNSQWARHSLLHELVEHPILSHAKLIAESWDLGGYFVGAMPSGWCEWNGAYRDTVRQFVRGDFGQVPELIKRIFGSVDIFHANKNGYQSSINFICCHDGFTMWDLVSYNLKHNLLNGENNQDGENNNHSYNHGEEGFTENPHIISLRKQQIKNMILILYISQGIPMLLMGDEMGRTQLGNNNAYCQDNPTTWVDWDRKKDFEDVFLFTKNMINLRKSYSIFKKETPLIEGEEIILHGIKLYQPDLSFHSLSIAFQLKDIKSNTDFYIAFNSYSEQLCFELPILENKSWYIVTDTSKVDTYDFKEIKWQGTHCCVLPKSSVILISK; encoded by the coding sequence ATGTACTATAATTTTAATCAGTATATTAATTTAGGAGCTACCTTAGAAAAAAATGGCTGCAATTTTGCTATCTATTTAAAGGAAATAAAAACTCTTTTTTTAAATATTTTTTATTCTTCAGAAGATACTGTTCCTTATGAAAGATATATATTAAACCCTTCTGAGCATAGATTAGGAAATATTTGGAGTATATTTTTAGAAAATATAAAAGAGGGGACTTTATATAATTGGGAAATTAATGGAGTACCTATATTAGATCCTTATGCCCTTGCATATACTGGGAATGAAACTATTGAAAATAGAAAATCCATTGTCCTTGCAAGAGTAGGAACTGAAACAAAACATATTCTAATTCCAAAAAAAGATATGGTTATTTATGAAAGTCATATTGGATTATTTACAAAATCTCCAAGTTCGAATACTTTAAATCCTGCAACTTTCTCTGCTTTTGAAGAAAAAATACCTTATTTAAAAAATTTAGGTATTAATGTTGTGGAGTTTCTACCAGTTTTTGAATGGGATGATTATACTGGTAATCTTGATAGAGAATCTTTTTTCCTAAAAAATGTTTGGGGGTATAACCCTATCAATTTTTTTGCTTTAACAAAAAAATATTCTTCTTCAAATAATGAAGATTCTGCTAATGAAATTGATGAATTTAAAAAGTTGGTTTCTTCTCTACATAAAAATGGTATAGAAGTAGTTTTAGATGTTGTTTATAACCATACAGCAGAAGGTGGAGTAGGTGGAAAAACATATAATTTTAAAGCTATGGGTGAAGATATTTTTTATACCAAAGATAAAGAAAATAATTTTATAAACTTTTCTGGTTGTGGAAATACTTTGAATTGTAATCATAAGGTTGTAAAAGATATGATAATTCAATCTTTACTTTATTGGTATTTAGAAGTTGGTGTTGATGGATTTCGTTTTGACTTAGCACCTGTTTTAGGCAGAGATTCTAACAGTCAATGGGCTAGACACTCTTTGTTACATGAATTAGTTGAACATCCTATTTTATCTCATGCCAAGTTAATTGCTGAAAGTTGGGATTTAGGAGGATATTTTGTAGGAGCCATGCCAAGTGGTTGGTGTGAATGGAATGGAGCATATAGAGATACAGTTAGGCAATTTGTAAGAGGTGATTTTGGGCAAGTTCCAGAACTTATTAAAAGAATATTTGGAAGTGTTGATATTTTTCATGCTAATAAAAATGGTTATCAATCAAGTATAAATTTTATTTGTTGTCATGATGGCTTCACTATGTGGGATTTAGTTAGTTATAATTTAAAACATAATCTTTTAAATGGTGAAAATAATCAAGATGGAGAAAATAATAACCATTCATATAATCACGGTGAGGAAGGATTTACTGAAAATCCTCATATTATTTCTCTTAGAAAACAACAAATTAAAAATATGATTCTTATTTTATATATTTCTCAAGGAATTCCAATGTTACTTATGGGAGATGAAATGGGAAGAACTCAACTAGGTAATAACAATGCTTATTGTCAAGATAACCCTACAACTTGGGTTGATTGGGATAGAAAGAAAGATTTTGAAGATGTTTTTCTTTTCACTAAAAATATGATAAATTTAAGAAAATCTTATTCTATTTTTAAAAAGGAAACTCCACTAATTGAAGGAGAAGAAATTATTTTACATGGTATCAAATTATATCAACCAGATTTAAGTTTCCATTCTCTTTCTATTGCCTTTCAATTAAAAGATATAAAAAGTAATACTGATTTTTATATAGCATTTAACTCGTATAGTGAACAACTTTGTTTTGAACTACCTATACTTGAAAATAAATCTTGGTATATTGTAACTGACACTTCAAAAGTTGATACTTATGATTTTAAAGAAATTAAATGGCAAGGAACTCATTGTTGTGTTTTACCAAAGTCATCAGTAATTTTAATTTCTAAATAA
- a CDS encoding nitronate monooxygenase family protein, protein MKELKGIKIGKYYIEKPIVQGGMGVGVSWDQLAGNVSKNGALGTISGICTGYYDNLKYCKKVVNGRPIGADALNSREAMIELFKNARKICGDKPLACNILHALTDYSKIVEYALEAGANIIVTGAGLPLELPKLVENYPDVAIVPIVSSGRALKIICKKWKAAGRLPDAVIVEGPKSGGHQGVKADDLFLPEHQLESIVPEVKEERDKWGDFPIIAAGGIWDNDDIQKIMTLGADAVQLGTRFIGTYECDASEEFKNILINAKKEDIVIVKSPVGYPGRAVKTNLIKNLTHDNPTIKCYSNCVTPCNLGEEARKVGFCIANCLSDSYNGKVDTGLFFSGENGYRIEKLVSVEELINELMTPSKNSILAKVNSENTVENTVNF, encoded by the coding sequence ATGAAAGAATTAAAAGGAATAAAAATAGGAAAATATTATATAGAAAAACCAATAGTACAAGGTGGAATGGGTGTAGGAGTTAGTTGGGATCAACTAGCTGGAAATGTTTCAAAAAATGGTGCACTTGGGACAATAAGTGGAATTTGTACTGGTTATTATGATAATTTAAAATATTGTAAAAAAGTTGTAAATGGAAGACCAATAGGTGCAGATGCTTTAAATTCAAGAGAAGCTATGATAGAACTTTTTAAAAATGCTAGAAAAATTTGTGGTGATAAACCATTGGCTTGTAACATTTTACATGCACTTACTGATTATTCAAAGATTGTGGAATATGCTTTAGAAGCAGGAGCAAATATAATAGTTACAGGTGCAGGACTTCCTTTAGAATTACCTAAACTTGTAGAAAACTATCCAGATGTTGCAATAGTTCCAATAGTTTCATCAGGAAGAGCTTTAAAAATAATTTGTAAAAAATGGAAAGCTGCAGGAAGATTACCTGATGCAGTTATAGTTGAAGGACCAAAAAGTGGTGGACATCAAGGAGTAAAAGCTGATGATTTATTCCTACCTGAACATCAACTAGAAAGTATAGTTCCTGAAGTAAAAGAAGAAAGAGATAAATGGGGAGATTTCCCAATAATTGCTGCTGGTGGGATTTGGGATAATGATGATATCCAAAAAATTATGACACTTGGAGCAGATGCAGTACAATTAGGAACAAGATTTATTGGTACTTATGAATGTGATGCAAGTGAAGAATTTAAAAATATTTTAATCAATGCTAAAAAAGAGGATATTGTTATAGTAAAATCTCCTGTAGGTTATCCAGGAAGAGCTGTAAAAACAAATCTTATAAAAAATTTAACTCATGATAACCCAACTATAAAATGTTATAGTAATTGTGTTACTCCTTGTAATCTAGGAGAAGAAGCAAGAAAAGTTGGTTTTTGTATAGCAAACTGCCTAAGTGATTCGTATAATGGAAAAGTTGACACAGGACTATTTTTCTCAGGAGAAAATGGTTATAGAATAGAAAAATTAGTTAGTGTTGAGGAATTAATTAATGAGCTTATGACCCCATCTAAAAACAGTATTTTAGCAAAAGTGAATTCAGAAAATACAGTTGAAAATACTGTAAATTTTTAA
- a CDS encoding Bax inhibitor-1/YccA family protein, producing MYYNMNDIDVRSSNNFLRKVFLYMILGIAISFGTGAYLLYFNQGLLYTLLDYYQFLVIAELAMVFSISFFINKISAGLARILFLAYSLVNGITLTVIGLIYAPQIIFYAFMITLTIFVVTAIYGYTTQEDLSSYRRFFMIALISLIILSIINAFMRVGMLEWVITIAGVVIFTGLIAYDVNRIKAISYQLADGDNEAIEKMSVIGALNLYLDFINLFIYILRIFGRKK from the coding sequence ATGTATTACAATATGAATGATATTGATGTTAGAAGCTCTAACAATTTTTTAAGAAAAGTATTTTTGTATATGATTTTGGGTATAGCTATTTCTTTTGGAACAGGAGCATATTTATTATATTTTAATCAAGGTTTATTATATACACTGCTTGATTATTACCAATTTTTGGTAATAGCTGAATTAGCTATGGTATTTTCTATTAGCTTTTTTATAAATAAAATATCTGCTGGTTTAGCAAGAATTTTATTTCTAGCTTATTCTTTAGTAAATGGTATAACTCTTACTGTTATTGGACTTATATACGCACCACAAATAATTTTTTATGCTTTTATGATAACTCTTACAATTTTTGTTGTAACTGCTATCTATGGTTATACTACACAAGAAGATTTAAGTTCTTATAGAAGATTTTTTATGATAGCTTTAATCTCACTAATAATTTTATCAATTATTAATGCTTTTATGAGAGTTGGAATGCTTGAATGGGTAATAACAATTGCAGGAGTAGTTATTTTTACTGGACTTATAGCTTATGATGTAAATAGAATTAAGGCAATATCTTATCAATTAGCAGATGGAGATAATGAAGCTATCGAAAAAATGAGTGTAATCGGAGCTTTAAATCTTTACTTAGACTTTATTAACTTATTTATTTATATACTTAGAATTTTTGGAAGAAAAAAATAA